The following proteins come from a genomic window of Botrytis cinerea B05.10 chromosome 14, complete sequence:
- the Bcrpl5 gene encoding Bcrpl5, whose product MPFTKLVKNSAYYSRYQTKYKRRRSGKTDYYARKRLITQAKNKYNAPKYRLVVRFTNRDIVMQIVTSEITGDKVFCAAYSHELKAYGIEHGLTNWAAAYCTGLLIARRVLKKLGMDKDFTGVEEADGEYQLTEAAGDEERRPFKAFLDVGLHRTSTGARIFGAMKGASDGGILVPHSENRFPGYDMESKELDAETLRKYIFGGHVAEYMETLADDDEERYKSQFQGYIDDEIEADGLEELYQEAHKAIREDPFKKAEGEKKSKDEYKQESLKFKGRKLTKDEKRERVKAKIAELK is encoded by the exons ATG CCTTTCACCAAGCTGGTCAAGAACTCCGCGTACTATAG tcgCTACCAGACTAAGTACAAGCGCCGTCGTTCCGGAAAGACCGATTACTACGCCAGAAAGCGTCTTATCACCCAAGCCAAGAACAAGTACAATGCGCCAAAATACCGTCTCGTTGTCCGATTCACCAACCGTGATATCGTCATGCAAATCGTTACCTCCGAAATCACTGGTGACAAGGTTTTCTGCGCCGCATACTCCCACGAGCTCAAGGCCTACGGTATTGAGCACGGTCTTACCAACTGGGCTGCCGCATACTGCACTGGTCTTCTCATCGCCCGTCGTGTCTTGAAGAAGCTCGGTATGGATAAGGACTTCACCGGTGTTGAGGAGGCTGATGGAGAGTACCAACTCACCGAGGCTGCTGGTGATGAGGAGAGACGTCCATTCAAGGCTTTCCTTGATGTTGGTCTTCACCGCACTTCCACTGGTGCCCGTATCTTCGGTGCCATGAAGGGTGCTTCCGATGGTGGTATCCTCGTTCCTCACTCCGAGAACCGTTTCCCAGGTTACGACATGGAAAGCAAGGAGCTCGATGCCGAGACTCTCCGCAAATACATCTTCGGCGGACACGTCGCTGAGTACATGGAGACCCTCGccgatgacgatgaggagCGTTACAAGTCCCAATTCCAAGGTTacattgatgatgaaatagaGGCCGATGGATTGGAGGAGTTGTACCAAGAGGCCCACAAGGCTATTCGTGAGGACCCATTCAAGAAGGctgagggagagaagaaatccAAGGACGAGTATAAGCAAGAGTCTTTGAAGTTCAAGGGACGCAAGTTGACCAAGGACGAGAAGCGCGAGAGAGTCAAGGCCAAGATTGCCGAATTGAagtaa
- the Bcgas2 gene encoding Bcgas2 — MQYTSSILLLAFAATNVLAHGVVTEVQGANGVNMPALSVADGTPRDCPTPGCGSEADTSILRANEMGTSKASALGRTATGPVSAAKMISMFMGGDANSTAAVAAREIHAASMHRRSLVVRAADGGAKTPKGTSETGVKAAMGAGAASGMPTCADDGTVKMTFHQVNQDGAGPLTAMVDATSGGTDPAAFKKAAVTQNVPGIGIGGLSAAQTTDFQMAVQMPAGMTCSGSVGGASNVCVAKVQNSALAGPFGGSVAFTQSAGAKKRAIEYNLSKRRFARALATESE; from the exons ATGCAATATACTTCATCAATCCTTCTTTTGGCCTTCGCTGCCACCAACGTCCTCGCCCACGGTGTCGTCACTGAAGTCCAGGGTGCCAACGGTGTTAACATGCCAGCTCTCTCTG TCGCCGATGGAACTCCTCGTGATTGCCCAACCCCAGGTTGCGGTTCTGAGGCTGATACCTCCATTCTCAGAGCTAACGAGATGGGTACTTCCAAGGCTTCTGCTCTTGGTCGCACTGCTACTGGTCCAGTCAGTGCTGCCAAGATGATCTCCATGTTCATGGGAGGCGACGCCAACAGCACCGCCGCTGTTGCAGCTCGTGAAATTCACGCTGCCAGCATGCACCGACGCTCCCTCGTTGTCCGCGCCGCTGATGGTGGTGCCAAGACTCCAAAAGGTACTTCAGAGACCGGTGTCAAGGCCGCTATGGGTGCCGGTGCCGCATCTGGCATGCCAACCTGCGCTGATGACGGAACTGTCAAGATGACCTTCCATCAAGTCAACCAAGATGGTGCCGGACCATTGACTGCAATGGTCGACGCCACTTCCGGTGGAACTGACCCAGCTGCTTTCAAGAAGGCTGCAGTTACCCAGAACGTTCCAGGTATCGGTATCGGTGGTCTTTCCGCCGCTCAAACTACCGATTTCCAAATGGCTGTTCAAATGCCAGCTGGTATGACTTGCTCCGGCTCTGTCGGTGGCGCCTCCAACGTCTGTGTTGCCAAGGTCCAGAACAGCGCTCTCGCTGGTCCTTTCGGTGGATCCGTTGCTTTCACCCAATCCGCTGGTGCCAAGAAGCGTGCGATTGAGTACAACCTCAGCAAGCGCCGCTTTGCCCGTGCTCTCGCTACCGAATCCGAATAA
- the Bcste2 gene encoding Bcste2: MASNSSNFDPLTQSITILMADGITTVSFTPLDIDFFYYYNVACCINYGAQAGACLLMFFVVVVLTKAVKRKTLLFVLNFLSLIFGFLRAMLYAIYFLQGFNDFYAAFTFDFSRVPRSSYASSVAGSVIPLCMTITVNMSLYLQAYTVCKNLDDIKRIILTTLSAIVALLAIGFRFAATVVNSVAILATSASSVPMQWLVKGTLVTETISIWFFSLIFTGKLVWTLYNRRRNGWRQWSAVRILAAMGGCTMVIPSIFAILEYVTPVSFPEAGSIALTSVALLLPISSLWAGMVTDEETSAIDVSNLTGSRTMLGSQSGNFSRKAHASDITAQSSHLDFSSRKGSNATMMRKGSNAMDQVTTIDCVVEDNQANRGLRDSTEMDLEAMGVRVNKSYGVQKA; this comes from the exons ATGGCTTCCAATAGTTCGAACTTCGATCCGCTAACCCAGAGTATTACCATTCTCATGGCCGATGGTATTACAACTGTGTCTTTCACACCACTCGACATTGACTTTTTTTACTACTACAATGTGGCTTGTTGTATCAACTATGGTGCTCAAGCTGGAGCTTGCTTGTTGATgttcttcgtcgtcgtcgtccTCACCAAGGCTGTCAAGCGCAAGACCCTCCTCTTTGTGCTCAATTTCCTCTCACTCATTTTCGGGTTCCTTCGCGCCATGCTTTATGCCATCTACTTTCTTCAAGGTTTCAATGACTTCTACGCCGCTTTCACGTTCGATTTCAGCAGAGTGCCACGCTCGTCATATGCTTCTAGTGTTGCTGGTAGTGTCATTCCTCTTTGTATGACGATCACAGTCAACATgtctttatatcttcaagctTACACTGTCTGTAAGAACTTGGATGATATAAAACGAATTATTCTTACCACACTCTCTGCTATTGTCGCCCTACTAGCAATTGGCTTTAGGTTCGCCGCAACGGTCGTCAATTCCGTGGCTATATTAGCAACATCTGCTTCGTCTGTGCCAATGCAATGGCTAGTCAAAGGAACCCTTGTAACGGAGACAATTTCGATATGGTTCTTCTCCCTCATATTTACTGGAAAATTAGTATGGACCCTCTATAATCGCCGAAGAAACGGATGGAGACAATGGAGCGCGGTGCGAATTCTCGCTGCTATGGGTGGTTGCACCATGGTTATCCCTT CTATTTTTGCCATCCTCGAATATGTGACACCTGTTTCGTTTCCAGAAGCAGGAAGTATTGCCCTAACATCGGTCGCACTTTTACTCCCCATTTCTTCACTTTGGGCCGGTATGGTAACAGACGAGGAAACATCTGCTATCGACGTGTCCAACCTTACTGGTTCACGCACGATGCTAGGTTCACAAAGCGGAAACTTCTCACGAAAGGCACATGCCAGTGACATCACGGCACAATCCTCCCACCTCGATTTCTCATCCAGAAAAGGAAGCAATGCCACCATGATGAGAAAAGGCAGCAATGCCATGGACCAAGTTACCACAATTGACTGTGTCGTTGAGGATAACCAGGCGAATCGTGGTCTGAGAGATAGCACGGAAATGGATCTCGAAGCCATGGGTGTTCGTGTTAATAAATCGTATGGTGTTCAGAAGGCATGA